GACAGGAAACAAGTTGACCCTTTCCTCGGGAGTTCAGTCCCCCTGTGGCTCCCAGCCTCTTTCAACAACCAGCACAGGCTTCAGGGACACAAACAGCACATCAACATGCTGCCGAGGGCCTTGTTTTTCCACGTTGATTTATCGCTCAAACATCCATCTGGTACGTTAGAGTGAGGAATTTATTAGTGACTGTTTCCCATATGTGATTTATTCATCCACTCTTCAGGGTGAATGAAACGCACGTCTGAGGCTGAAGGTTTCATTCTGTCTTATTAATGGGTTATGTAAAGCCGCTTTCTGTAATCTGAGTGGACGTGATTCATCACACGTTACTAAAACTTGCTGCTGTAATGGCTTCAGGGTTGTTTGCGTTTTAGAGCAGTGATTCAGGACAACACGTCTTCATATGGGAGATCCAGATCCAGCGGGAACGTGCGCAGCCTCCTCTTAAAGTTCCACCCTCACACTCCCACTTTCTACACCCACATGCTATGACAGCGGGACATGCCCACGTGTGCCTTCCTATGCAGCCGTGCAGCGGTTTGGAATTAGGGAGTGTTGCCAGATCTTGCTAGAACATACGCTGTTGAACTATTGCTGTAAAATGACCCCAGATTTGCATTTTGTATTACTTTGTATTACTTCTTAAAGCCCACTATACtgtaggttgttttcacatgatgtcattgatggagggcaggaagtgattcttctatcgctatcagaacatcaaaatgtttatgttttgtgttgtttataattgttttatatcggccaaaataagaaatgccgaacagcttttatagacttccaaaagTTTATGCTCATACAGGGGAAAATTACAAGAAACTGGCTtgtattaaacatttattcaatacaTGTGTACAAACTTTTACATGAACACGATAATTCGTTTTACAGCACCGATAAAGATTATATACAGAGCTATGTGTATAAATTtgtaaatgtgttaaataaaaatcagatacaaacaccaccacacttatacaaaatccaggagaacataccctgccatgtaatcgctgcaatgaaatctccatcctgttttgcaataatccaagtcTTTACTGGCATTTTGGCAGAATAAACAACCGTGATGTTAACATCAAGATGCAGCagcagtgaatttttttttttgtcgatagCAAGTTCAATAAGTTCATTCtcccttacaaaaataaataaattacataatgtAGAGTATGCGTCCatgcttttgtatgctttcatctgttattttgtgatgttTTTAAGATGTCCGCATGGGGAAAAactaaagtaatttataataatgtGTTTGAACCACATAgtgaagtgtataatgtgtacaactctttgttaatgaatgctactaCCACTGAATACTGTAGCATagctgataaactgtaataaatactgtaacattagtgtaaactgtggtgcattggtGAGGGTGTATTATAAAGAAGAAAACTGAAgcttattaaataatttgtttattactacagttgtgttgtaccagagtaacaatataattactatgaCAGTataattcaagtaattatctatGCTTccaaatactatagtatttactatattatttttatataatgtaattgTTCTGCATCgatgacaattttattttagttcagtagaaaactcggctctcttcatgatataaggatcatgcaCAACATATGTAGTTTTTTTCAACATATATCTCCTTAGAAATACAGTATAAATCTcaaaaatacagactttcctCTATAGACCATTTCACACAGGGATACCGGTAAATACCTGGAAAATTGCTAGAACGACTTTAccgatgaattaaaaaaaaaaacactgtttacacAGGCAAGAACATTCCggaattttttttacatctaaaataccagtaatgttacaacttttctttctggaaaattgccggaaccaatttaccagtattttcaaaaagggcctgttcacacatacagacctttctagAAAATTGCAGGTAATTTctggaaagggatcatgtgtgaacagcccatttttgaaaatatcagtaaatttattaaataaagagatGTATGCTTCAATCGCTTTATTGATGTTACACTTTTGCCACTTGAAAATTATACAAGCATACTTGTGTCTTTGCTCTGATGTTCTGGTTTTCTAACCTACAGTTGTTCTGCTAACATGGGaccagtgataccagtaaatatccggaaaattactGGAGCGACTTTACCAGTAGAtttaaaaaagcactgttcacacagacaAGGACATTTcgtaatttttccggaaaagaccattcacacatctattacaaaataccggtaaattctgagaTCATTAAtgagaaatgagctctaaacagctgcgcttaaatttgtaaacacagAAGGGGTCAGGCTTTTATTGTTTGTTGGTACATACAGAATGTGtgtaccagtattttcaaaaaggatctgttcacacatacagacctaaCTCAGTAATACAAACAGTAAAATGACCTTGGctttactaaataattaaaaactcaagtCCTCATCTTTTGGAAAAGCTTGCAAAGCTTAAAAACAGCAACTTTTCAATATGTTTATAACATGAATCAAACTCCTCCAGTCCTCAGATACAATGACAGATTTTGAGGGTCAAAGTAGACGTTGTTCATGGATATAATGAAGACAAAAGACTGGCATTATGCACATTTGTTACAAAACTATGTTTTGTGGAGGAAATACTGAATCATTTCTAGCTGTTCTTTCTTTTGGGAGACAATAAATCCATTTATTGTACACTTTGATCTTTGAAGATTTGCagattttacattaataaacagTGTAGTTACACACTATAGAAGGCAGAATCTACTCATTTTACAAACCTTACTACTTTCAAAAACAGTTTCTCATCTACAGAGATGTTGATCAATTTGTTTCTACACATGAAAATATCAATCTTAAAAAGTAACATCAGGAGAAAGAGACATCTGGAGGATTTTCTCACTACATAACAGCCAAACAGCCATAACATTGGGTTACATAACTGTATTCTGGAATGATTTCCCACAAAAAAAGGCAAACCTAATGGCCATATTTGGCTTTATAAAAAAACTGTCGaaaccgcaaaaagtgcaaattaaatgtaaatcaaaggcggcaacaccaaggctccaagtgttggagccttggtgttgccgcctttgatttacatatTTGGCTTTATGAAATAAATGAGCCCAAAGCCAAATACAATAAACACAACAACATTCGATTTGAGCCACAACATGCAGAGCAGTGGGATTATTACTTCATTGCTCATCACTGTGAATGTATAgtgtttatattattatcatgCTAAACTGGGATTGTAATTtcttctcatttttatttttcaatacagGACAGCACCTACTTTTTATAGGGCAcacattttaccccttttacaagatttaagatgagtcttttgtgtcttccgaatgtgtctgtaaagtttcagctcaaaacacccatcagattatttattatacctttcagaatatttgattttctgctttgaacacactgtagctgtttttgttgcctgtgtttTCAATGCTAGTTCGCCCTGCCCAGCTTTTCCACATGCCTGTCTGAGTTTGCCTTAATTTTCATCTTGGCTGCATCAGatgaacagcacagtgacagacatgatggAAGCAGACCTcacatagcgtttgtgagaaatactagttAGAGCTTTCCCAATTATTATTTGAtgaatttgttgtggagttaatttaagCCTTTTCTGCATTGATGATctcacacccacacccacacacacagtgcgcacgtttagctttgcactgtttttgcatgacaAATGTGACatgatacacattaatatccactgctgtatggtcATCCGTCTTAACATCCACAAACTTGACGTGTCTTCCTTCATAtggacatgcagctgtggtgataaagacagtaaaattactgtaactcattacaaacatcttttaaaaacattcaaaacgGCTGTTTAAAAACAGCTGTCGATCAATTTGGTAGGCAGGGAAATCGCACTCCTACATCACCTTGCATTGGGTCTCAAAATGGGGGGGATTTGGTCCAATTTTAAcgtgaattatttttattaaacagcttattgtctttatatcaccccagtatgactgtggacacattatacctacacacagttctgtccaaacagctttttttcagatgattttcatcacaggtgccctttaagtaattACCTACATATGAGCACCAAGCATTCTGGTTGTCACAAGCCATATAAGGTCTGACTGAACGGCTCCTTTAAGACAGTGGGCAGAGCCTTCGGTCTGACGTGGACAGCCTATATAAATAGTTTCCAGCTCGTTGCTTTCCATGATGAAAGCGGCAAGTTGAGCGGCAGAATTTTCAACTACACGTGcgatttgtttaatattttgcgGGGAATATCTTATGAAGATACACAGGGATTACCCACAACACTTGTCTGACTTATACTGGACATAAAAAACCGTCAAACAACCCATATACGCAACCCTACGAGACATAACCTGTgagtagttttaaatatttttaaagtagcTTATGTTTTTACACTATATTGAAATGTGAGAAAATGTTAAGTGCAGTTCACGGCGTACGTGCTTAGGACCTGAATATACAGCAAAAGATGATTCTCACCTGAGTCAGAAAGGGTTTGTCAGTGGGTGTGTGTTGAAATCGATGTAGAAAACCTGTCCACATATCAGAACAATCTTTATATTCACACTGTGCAATTTTGTACTTTACGAGCTGCCCTGCGTCACCCGGGACGACTGTTTACAAGACAACAACCGGTTGAGTACGACCTGTCCCGTGTAGTAGTAACCTGGTTTATCATTTACCACAGATGTTTGAACTCTTGCACGTCTGTAGTGGATCAGTGCCTCCAGCTCCTTTTGCTTTCCTGTCATCTGTTTATTGTGTCTATTTAGTTCCCCCCATATGTACTTGAAAGTAAAAATGTCCCAGCTGAAAGTTTCTTTATTATGAGGACGTGATGAGGACGCCTGTGCTTGGAGATTGATTTTCAAATAACTACTTCTTGTCTGATAAGTGTGCCTGCTGATTCGGTGGAAATGAGAATGTCTTTAGGTATCGCAAAAGGAGTGCCTGTTGTCTGATGGGTGTTAAGTAGCTATTATTGCATGCATTATtatgtaattatataattaaaggaAATAATTAATTAAGGTGAGGTATAGTGGTGTATTGAAATAATTGAGGAGAAAACGTGTATGTTCTAACTGCAGGATCATAGATCCAATTATATACTGTAGAGTTTGTATTTGATAGATTTATATGTGTTAAATATTACTGAATTATGTTTtagaatttattaaaatgttaaggaATATTATATTACCCAAATTATCTactaattttctttaattaaaaagaatatattttaactgATTTTTTAAAGCATGTGCGTGAACAATATGCATAATATTATATAGGACTTTTTTACATATGTGAAAATATGGTACTTTATAAATATGAAGTATATGCAATTTGATGACCAAAACTCACgtttgataatataatataatataatataatatcattcattcattcattcattcattcattcattcattcattcattcatcattttcttggcttagtcgctttattaatctggggtcattacagtggaatgaaccaccaacttatccagcatatgttttacacagcggatacccttccagctgcaacccatcactggggaaatataatataatataatatattgtaattaatataaattaatgtaatataatatatttaccatatattaatataatatatggaagggcatccgctgcataaaacacgtgttaagttggcaattcattctgctatggcgaccctggattaaaaaagggactaagccgaaaaaaatgaataatataatataatataatataatataatataatataatataatataatataatataatataatttacacTTTACAGTCACAGATGcccttctggaaaaaaaaaaacgttaatagAAAACTGCAAAACATTAATTGAgctctttagaaaaaaaatttgtATATAAATCCAGCACTGTGCTATTTGGCAATGCCGATGTTCTGGAGAGTTGTGGATCAGCTCGTTCTCTTTGGCTCCTGTCCCAGGCCCCACTGGTGACGTCCTCCTCACACCTCTTTCATGCCTTTATGGCAGGGCTTTAACCTCACGGATAAGACTGCCTGATGTTGAAACTGCACAGGCACTCTCCCCAACGCAAACGCACAAAGAACCAATTATGCTTTAGCGTCGCATCTGCATGGAGGTCTTTGCTGGGAGAATTGGCGATTGTTAGTTTCTGCCTTTCACGGATCTGACTGAGGCAAAGCAGAGGCTGAGCATGTGATAAGTTGCATAATGGAGCCTGCATGGGTATTTCATTGATTACATTCTGACTTGCGCCCAGCATTCCAGCACATTGCTCACTGAATGGTTTTGTTTTCCTGCACAGACGCTTGattgtgttttgctgtaatgTCTTAAAGAACTGATGTTGCATCATAGCCGAGCTGTTTGTAATATCTGCCTGTCCATATGTGACAATGGAAAAACTGCATATTCATGTTAAGGCACATGCGGCTTCTGCCAGATGAATAAAGAATTTTGTATTCCAGTTTAAATGAATTGGATGAAATTTGTGGGTTAGATGCATTAGATGgacttgattttgttttttgtttttaatttttgtttttgctgtcagTGCAATCATATTATTGAATATTGTGTAAAATTGTATaaattgtgtaaaataaatattgtgtaaaatgtttacatttgcagttgtattaaaataattacaaataacattttatacaataaaatatgcTTTATTATGCAAAGGTTTGGTATCATTTTTATGTTCATGAAGCATTGTATGGTCTCTGaggaatttatgcatttattaaaatacataaaaatggtAATATTGTGAAACATTATTATGATATGAAATCACTTTTCcatctaaatatattttaaaatgtattttatttctgaaATGCAAATCTGAAATTAGACAGTATTTTAATTTGATGCTTaaactcttattattatttttattattattattattattattattatatttattattattttataataaattattattattattattattattatatttattaatattatattatatttattattattattattattattattattattattattattattatattaggcagtaggtagtcctgtcgcctcacagcaagaaggtcgctggttcgagcctcggctgggtcagttggcgtttctgtgtggaggttgcatgttccctacgttcgcgtgggtttcctctgagtgctccagtttcccccacagtccaaagacatgcggtacaggtgaattggataggctaaattggacgtagtgtatgagtgtgaatgagtgtgtgtggatgtttcctagagatgggttacagctggaagagcatccgctgcgtaaaaacgtgctggatgagttggcggttcgtttcgctgtggcgaccctggattaataaagggactaagccaacaagaaaatgaatgaatgagtgaatgaatgaatgaacgaattattatattattttatgtattattattattttaatatttattatttttgttgttatatttaataataataataataataataataataataataataataataataataatataataacaacaacaataataataataataatattggaatgtttattataatatgttaatgtttatgtataatatattaatattgttgatCATTTCTGTTAAAGCTATAACAGAaggtcacttttgatcaatttaatccttccataaatgaataaaagttgttttttttttttacaaaacctaATAACCCACCATCTTTTTAATGATTTTCATattctttacaattttaatatgagaGGGACAGTGAAACATTTAACTGAGCTTTTAACTTGAccaaaatggttacattaattttAACAATATCTGACCATTTGAGAAAAATGGCTCTATTTAACATTGTTGAACATTGTCAATatatttcattgattttttttttccacacaggGTTTCTCATTGCCATTATAAAAGTGAAGTATTAAAGTCCTGTCTTGCTTGCCCATGGCTGGATAATGAGTTGTGCTGGTTCGGGAAGGTGGAGACCCCCTCAGGCCTAAACAAACCTCCACTCTCTCTCCAACAGTATGGCCTCAGCCCAAGCGTACTGGGATCAACACCATGACCATGACACCATGGATAAGTGAGTGTGAATGCAGTCTGTATTATAGACCATCTGTTGCTCCGGTCAACCGGTTTTGACACATtccattttgtctttttttcaggCTGTTTTTTAGATTTGGTTCGGAGTCCATGGATCACAGCTTGAGAATGTATCAGCAGAACTCTGCGAATGTGGGCTTTGAAAGTGAGTGAGTGCTTGATATTGAATTAAATCAGCTCTATTGCAATCTGGTCACCCTCTGTTCTATGAGCTTGTTGCGGATGTTTCTCAGGAAGCGCAGAAGGTTATAGGAAGTTGGTTGTATGATTGTCTGATAAGTGAATCCTTTGATAAAGTCCCTATGTTGAGGCTGAAACTGTATCAGGAGAAAGAGCCATTGAAAATAACACTTACATTAGGTTGACGACTCTGTTAAATGTTTAGATCACAGGTTTTCTATCTTTTAGCTTAAATTTGATCAACCTTGAGGATTTTTAGTGGGCAGCTGTAGAAATTCTTAGTTTCTCTGGGTTTATTAGATGTATGTTTGAGTAAAAGGcttatatttgctttattttataaaGTTCTGATAATGctccttatttttaaaatacaaatattgtcatttagagcatttttatgTTTCTTAAgaagttaaaacatttaaaacatattgtgtttTGAATATAACTGAAGAAGTGGTCAGTTATTTAATGCTAGCAAAATGCTGTAAATgacaatctttttattttaaatttgcaagaaatgtcatcagtagttaacaaaataaaacaaagttttactcaaacacattttTCTACTCATTGCTGTGTATCATTTCTTGTGTAAACACCCAGTTtattttgtgtaatattaattttttaaatacatctaAAATATCATTTGAATTAAcatgatttattatcattattacttcaaatgatctttttaaatttaaactaaactgttgaatttgaatctttatttattgtttgtacaAATTATCTTATTGCATTTAATGTTTAGTTTAgtccagttcagtgtggtttaattacataataaacataatagttttaataactcacttctaataactagatacttttcaagacacttctatacagcttatagtgacatttaaaggcctaactaggtaaactaggttaacaaggcaagttagagtaattaggcaattcgttgtatatcgatggtttgttctgcagagaATCAGAGAAAAATTTAGCTGAAAGggactaatcattttgaccttaaaatgtttcataaaaaattgcttttattctagccaaaataagttTTTATCCGGAggaacaatattatcagacatactgtgaaaatttcattgctctgttaaacattatttaggaaatatttttaaaaaagataagaagggggttggggggtgggggtgaaatcataattctgatttcaactatgtGCATCTCAGTGAAATGTTGGaatgattattttaatgtttttttattttctgaatgaatttgtttatataattaaccCTTTTTTAATATTGCTTCTATTCCACACATATCCTTCCTGTCAGCAATCCCTTGCAGACCCTAGCTTAAAAACTCCTCCATCATATGGACTGTGTTCAAATCCTcaatttattttctgtgtttttggtTTATAGGAAGGACGTCTGGCTCCTGTTCTCCCCAGTGTCTTTCTCCTAAGACTCCAAATCCTCCACAGCTGCTGTTTTCCTCTCAATGCCACCCACCTGCAGGAGACCAGGTGGTTCCGTCTTTACAGAAACTGTCTGTTTATGAGCACATGCCCCCATGTTCGCCCAGGAGAACAACCAAGCCCCTTCCTCCCCTTCCGGATATAGGCGACTTGTCCTCTGATGAAGAAGAAGACAATGAGGTTGAGTTTTTCTCCAGCACCTCTGAGAGCCAATGTCTGGTGCCTAAAACCTCATCCTTCCAGTATGGCCTGCCAGGAAGACGCAGTTTTCGGGGAAGTGGTCAGATAAATTTTGCATATTACGAAGGCCTACAGGAACATCAGAAGCTATGCGGGATGAAGCCCCAATGGGAGCAGGCGGTAACGGAGAACCAACAACGACCACAACGCCGACTTCATCGCTCCAATTCTGGCCCTGCTGGATGCTTTAAAGCTGCCAATTTCGAATTGACCAGCCTTCACCATTCTCATCCTGCTTACTCGCAGGAAAAGCCCGAAATCCCACCTCGAGTTCCAATCCGTCCTTGTCTCAGTGAAAGCACAGACCTCAGGAGAACATCAACTGATGACTTTGATGCAGACAAACCTCCCAAAGTGCCTCCTAGAGAGCCCATTCCTCAGGTCATCCCTCGTGCTATTAGTCCCAAAAGTCTACCAATTTATGTCAACGGCGTGATGCCTCCTACTCAGAGCTTTGCTCCCTATCCGGAGTATGTCAGTAAGGCTCAACACAAGCAGATCTGTCAAGGCTTGCCTTCTCCTCGTAGTCCCTGTATTTTACCCATTATTGAAGATGGAAAGAAAGTGAGCAGTACCCATTACTTCCTGCTCCCTCATCGGCCTGGCTACTTGGACAAGTTTGAGAGGTTTTTCAGAGAGTCAGACTCATAGTGTTTTAAAGTCTGAAGTTGTTTGCTTGAGCAAaataagagagagaaaaaaaaaaaggcaggatATAAAGTGTTGTTTGACTGAACTGATTCTCCAGTGTTATGAATTACTGTTGTGTTTAGGGAATGGACATGATGTCCTCAGAGAAGAACTGGTTTACCGCTGCTTGAATATGCAGGATCACTCTGTCAGAAGTATCCTTTGTTTGTTAGGGCTGCATGAGTGTTCCTAATGAAACAAaaattgtgaatataaaacctCAGCAAAAGAGAAGCTTTAAGGTCTCTTTGTAGTTTTTTACCTTAAAAGCTAGATGGTTtattatttgaaaatgaaaactgCCATGAATTGATaagtattaaatttttttatatctatattttatATAGAAATAATACAATAGTATACCATttccagattattattattattatctttatatgTTTTATCTAATCATTTTGGTAAGCGTAATAAATCTGGAACATTATTTCAAATTGTCTATAAATCACAATCAACTATTTTATCCCGAAAATTACAATTATGTTTAAACCCCCAAATCGTGATGCCCTATTTATTGGtgtctgtttttgttgttgtacttTTTTTCCATGCTGTATGTTAAATTAAGTGTGTGCAGTATCCTTTCATGAAGGAAAAAGATGAACTGTTACACCGTTAACACTGTGTAACCTGAGTATAAGCTGGTCTTATTATTTTTCTCCCCTCTCTGTAGTATGGAGTGCTATATCACGCAAAACTCATCAACAGTATGAGTTTAGATATTAAAGAAAACAGTCAAGTATTAGTAGTAATGCTCATCTGaattttgaataatttaaagAGCTTATTGGGTGTTTTTATAAGGCAGGTTCTGAACAATGCCACCAGTGAAAAGTGTGGTGATCAAAAACGAGTTGCAAAGGTACGAACAGTAACAAATGGAAAGGACTGGACATAGGGGTTAGTATTGAGGTCTCATTGTGAGCATTAATCAAAGTGTTTTGTCCTGTTTCTTTCTTTACTGGCCACATAGATTAATTGCAAACCAATCTATTTGTTTCTTTAAAGAGTGGCACTTGCAGTTTCATTTTGCTAACGTCTGTTACAAGGGC
The nucleotide sequence above comes from Danio rerio strain Tuebingen ecotype United States chromosome 23, GRCz12tu, whole genome shotgun sequence. Encoded proteins:
- the errfi1b gene encoding ERBB receptor feedback inhibitor 1 — encoded protein: MASAQAYWDQHHDHDTMDKLFFRFGSESMDHSLRMYQQNSANVGFERRTSGSCSPQCLSPKTPNPPQLLFSSQCHPPAGDQVVPSLQKLSVYEHMPPCSPRRTTKPLPPLPDIGDLSSDEEEDNEVEFFSSTSESQCLVPKTSSFQYGLPGRRSFRGSGQINFAYYEGLQEHQKLCGMKPQWEQAVTENQQRPQRRLHRSNSGPAGCFKAANFELTSLHHSHPAYSQEKPEIPPRVPIRPCLSESTDLRRTSTDDFDADKPPKVPPREPIPQVIPRAISPKSLPIYVNGVMPPTQSFAPYPEYVSKAQHKQICQGLPSPRSPCILPIIEDGKKVSSTHYFLLPHRPGYLDKFERFFRESDS